CGGAACAAGCCCCCGCATCATCTGTCGGGCGGCCAGAAGAGCGCCGTTGCCATTGCATCTGTCATTGCCATGCAGCCTGATATCCTGGTCATGGATGAACCGGCCTCGCATCTTGACCCAAAATCAAGGAGGGCATTGATTAATCTTTTGAGGCACTTTCACCATACCAAGATCATTGCGTCTCATGATCTTGATCTTATCCTGGATGTCTGCAGGAGATGTATCATTGTAAAAGAAGGAAGAGTTGTCGCTGACGGCCTGACTGAAGAGTTACTGGCCGACAGGCAGCTTCTTGAAGAAAACAACCTTGAACTGCCGTTATCATTACAGAAAAGAGAATTGCCAACAGGAGGATTTATGGACGAATTAGGCAAGCTGCATCATCTGCTTGGTCACTGGGCTGAACACAACATTGAGCATGCAAAGACTTACGAGGATTGGGCAAATAAAGCCGGAGTCCTCGGGAAGAAGGAACTGGCCGGGGTCCTGAAAAAAATTGCTGAGGAGACTCTGGCAATGGACAGCCGTTTTAAAGAAGCCCTGGA
This genomic stretch from Nitrospirota bacterium harbors:
- a CDS encoding ATP-binding cassette domain-containing protein; protein product: MSHHIVEFNNVHYQYPDGTAALNGLSFRITHGESVGIVGANGSGKSTLLMHTNGYLLPQTGAITIGDFQLNKQTRQEIRKKVGLIFQNPDDQLFMPTVFEDVAFGPLNLGLSPERVSETVQEALETVGCSALRNKPPHHLSGGQKSAVAIASVIAMQPDILVMDEPASHLDPKSRRALINLLRHFHHTKIIASHDLDLILDVCRRCIIVKEGRVVADGLTEELLADRQLLEENNLELPLSLQKRELPTGGFMDELGKLHHLLGHWAEHNIEHAKTYEDWANKAGVLGKKELAGVLKKIAEETLAMDSRFKEAL